From Synechococcus sp. MW101C3, a single genomic window includes:
- the hemC gene encoding hydroxymethylbilane synthase, whose translation MAGSTLRIASRRSQLAMVQTHWVRDALSAAHPSLEISIEAMATQGDKILDVALAKIGDKGLFTKELEAQMLVDQADIAVHSLKDLPTNLPEGLMLGCVTEREDPADALVVHARHADKSLATLPEGSVVGTSSLRRLAQLRHHYPQLTFKDVRGNVITRLEKLDAGQYDCLILAAAGLGRLGLADRIHELIDPSISLHAVGQGALGIECREGDTAVLETIKVLEHLPTARRCLAERAFLRQLEGGCQVPIGVNSRFDGDELVLTGMVASLDGQRLLRNEARGDQTEPEAIGIALAHTLRSEGAGEILEEIFAAVRPEA comes from the coding sequence ATGGCCGGCTCCACCCTGCGCATTGCCTCCCGCCGCAGTCAACTGGCGATGGTGCAGACCCACTGGGTGCGGGATGCCCTCTCCGCTGCCCATCCCTCGCTGGAGATCAGCATCGAGGCGATGGCCACCCAGGGCGACAAGATCCTTGATGTGGCGCTGGCCAAGATCGGTGACAAGGGCTTGTTCACCAAGGAACTGGAAGCCCAGATGCTGGTCGACCAAGCCGACATCGCCGTCCACAGCCTCAAGGATCTGCCCACCAACCTGCCTGAGGGGCTGATGCTCGGCTGCGTCACCGAGCGGGAGGATCCCGCCGATGCCCTGGTGGTGCACGCCCGCCATGCCGACAAGAGCCTGGCCACCCTGCCGGAAGGCAGCGTGGTGGGCACCAGCTCGCTGCGCCGGCTCGCCCAGCTGCGCCACCACTACCCCCAGCTCACCTTCAAGGATGTGCGCGGCAATGTGATCACCCGGCTGGAAAAGCTGGATGCCGGCCAGTACGACTGCCTGATTCTGGCTGCCGCCGGCCTGGGCCGGCTGGGGCTGGCTGACCGCATCCATGAACTGATCGACCCCTCGATCTCCCTGCACGCCGTGGGTCAGGGCGCGCTCGGCATCGAATGCCGCGAGGGCGATACCGCCGTGCTCGAAACGATCAAGGTGCTGGAGCACCTCCCCACGGCCCGCCGCTGCCTGGCGGAGCGGGCCTTCCTGCGCCAGCTCGAAGGTGGCTGTCAGGTGCCGATCGGGGTCAACAGCCGCTTCGACGGTGACGAGCTGGTGCTGACGGGCATGGTGGCCAGCCTCGACGGTCAGCGTCTGCTTCGCAACGAGGCCCGCGGCGATCAAACCGAGCCGGAGGCCATCGGCATCGCCCTCGCCCACACCCTGCGCAGTGAAGGGGCGGGCGAAATCCTGGAGGAGATTTTTGCAGCTGTCAGGCCCGAGGCTTGA
- a CDS encoding DUF1824 family protein — translation MTTPASLSTLAALCGLRTAPELTAAARQALRSELDQRLAACEWFTVGVMAPSASQAVAALRACEKALGWEPLQAPGRETSDSEEGPVFLKGNQRTGHFLLRPESGLGCGLLITGHSSVAPEAEDTWGPFPLDFFA, via the coding sequence TTGACCACACCCGCTTCGCTCAGCACGCTCGCGGCTCTCTGCGGCCTGCGTACGGCGCCGGAGCTCACTGCCGCGGCCCGTCAGGCGCTGCGCAGTGAACTCGACCAGCGGCTGGCGGCCTGTGAATGGTTCACCGTCGGGGTGATGGCACCCTCCGCCTCCCAGGCGGTGGCGGCGCTGCGCGCCTGTGAGAAGGCCCTCGGCTGGGAGCCCCTGCAGGCTCCTGGCCGCGAGACCTCTGACAGTGAGGAGGGCCCGGTGTTCCTCAAGGGCAACCAGCGCACTGGTCACTTCCTGCTGCGTCCGGAATCCGGCCTCGGCTGCGGCCTGCTGATCACCGGCCACAGCAGCGTGGCGCCCGAAGCGGAAGACACCTGGGGACCGTTCCCGCTCGATTTCTTCGCCTGA
- a CDS encoding phosphatase PAP2 family protein → MNRFRRWCRLFGVPRLLACVIALGLVLWIEATMVNQKHPELDIAILDWLGQVIPPQPGALLVLVYKLSGTRFTAVLVAAALVFLYTKRAWNELRWLAVGTAGILLIVDRWLKPMFDRSRPPDRLVEVIGRSFPSGHAAGAVVFYFLMCMILSSLYPRLRRPLYVGASLWVALVWLSTLYCRVHWPTDMVGGACVGFIWFSICAVSLQFCAPRQTGPSLGRTP, encoded by the coding sequence GTGAACCGCTTCCGCCGCTGGTGCCGGCTGTTCGGCGTCCCCAGGCTGCTGGCCTGCGTGATCGCTCTGGGGCTGGTGCTCTGGATCGAGGCCACGATGGTGAACCAGAAGCACCCTGAGCTCGATATCGCCATCCTCGACTGGCTGGGCCAGGTGATTCCTCCCCAGCCGGGCGCCCTGCTCGTGCTCGTGTACAAGCTCAGCGGCACCCGCTTCACCGCCGTGCTGGTGGCGGCCGCACTGGTGTTCCTTTACACCAAGCGGGCTTGGAACGAGCTGCGCTGGCTGGCGGTGGGGACGGCTGGAATTCTGCTGATCGTGGATCGCTGGCTCAAGCCGATGTTTGATCGCTCGCGCCCCCCCGACCGGCTGGTGGAGGTGATCGGCCGCAGTTTTCCCAGTGGCCATGCCGCCGGCGCCGTGGTGTTCTATTTCCTCATGTGCATGATCCTCTCCTCGCTCTACCCGCGCCTGCGGCGCCCGTTGTATGTGGGTGCCTCGCTCTGGGTGGCGCTGGTGTGGCTCAGCACCCTCTACTGCCGGGTGCACTGGCCCACCGACATGGTGGGTGGCGCTTGCGTCGGCTTCATCTGGTTCAGCATCTGCGCCGTGAGCCTCCAGTTCTGCGCCCCCCGGCAGACTGGCCCTTCCCTGGGGCGAACCCCTTGA
- a CDS encoding glycosyltransferase family 39 protein gives MLVISSLQARPARLALVTAAGLLLLCWLAFFNHLGTLSLMDKTEALFVEVGREMLLRNDWITPHWNGEPFFDYPVWGYWMVALSFRLFGVSAWAARLPVALMASLVVVAGFVLLWLLAEGEATPARLRRSWLGAVLLALNPAWVGWGRSSVTDMFLSSAITLSLFGFFLAYSQVDRPVLRRVGYVVMPVFSAIAVLAKGPVGLVLPGAVIVVFLLCQAQLFTVLRQMPMLQMAVLFLAVGSPWYVWAAKVNGADFLGGFFGFSNLQRYTSVLYGHSGPWYFYLPWCVILLLPWSLFLPLAMLRLRYWQLGHWRRQLRTAQLAPFCLVWFLVVLVFFSVASTKLAGYILPLIPAGALLVALFWQPLPAATAPLPATDRWQKLFGWLNALLLAVMATAAVVAPRWAASDPAYPGFAKALNSSGLPMLLGGLLAVAAFAMVVQLLRRGPLQHLWLPDAAAFAGVLLLVVPGLAPLMERERQQPVRELAVLAGQLAGPQEPLLVVGYMRYSVVFYSGRPVQFFDSVKGARRGLRASQPASVLVFGEQRKLEDLNTEGGQVQTLASRGNHRLLRYVPGPAALKGSEPRTGGAGS, from the coding sequence ATGCTCGTGATCTCCTCGCTGCAGGCGCGCCCGGCCCGCCTGGCCTTGGTGACTGCCGCCGGTCTGCTGCTGCTCTGCTGGCTGGCCTTCTTCAATCACCTGGGCACGCTCAGCTTGATGGACAAGACCGAAGCCCTCTTTGTGGAAGTGGGCCGGGAGATGCTGCTGCGCAACGACTGGATCACGCCCCACTGGAACGGCGAGCCGTTCTTTGACTATCCGGTGTGGGGGTACTGGATGGTGGCCCTCAGCTTCCGCCTCTTCGGCGTCAGCGCCTGGGCTGCCCGGCTGCCGGTGGCGCTGATGGCCAGCCTGGTGGTGGTGGCGGGGTTCGTGCTCCTGTGGCTGCTTGCTGAAGGCGAAGCCACGCCGGCTCGCCTGCGGCGCTCCTGGCTGGGGGCGGTGTTGCTGGCGCTCAACCCCGCCTGGGTGGGCTGGGGGCGCAGCTCCGTCACCGACATGTTCCTCTCCAGCGCCATCACGCTCTCGCTGTTCGGCTTTTTCCTGGCGTACAGCCAGGTGGACAGGCCCGTGCTGCGGCGCGTGGGCTACGTGGTGATGCCTGTGTTCAGTGCCATTGCGGTGCTCGCCAAGGGACCCGTGGGTCTGGTGCTGCCGGGGGCGGTGATTGTGGTCTTTCTGCTCTGCCAGGCCCAGCTGTTCACGGTGCTGCGGCAAATGCCGATGCTGCAGATGGCTGTGCTGTTCCTGGCGGTGGGCAGTCCCTGGTACGTGTGGGCTGCAAAGGTGAACGGCGCCGACTTTCTTGGCGGCTTCTTCGGCTTCAGCAACCTGCAGCGCTACACCTCGGTGCTCTACGGCCATTCCGGCCCCTGGTACTTCTATTTGCCCTGGTGCGTGATCCTGCTGCTGCCGTGGTCGCTGTTTCTGCCGTTGGCCATGCTGCGGCTGCGCTATTGGCAACTGGGCCACTGGCGCCGGCAACTCCGCACCGCCCAGTTGGCCCCGTTCTGCCTGGTCTGGTTTCTGGTGGTGCTGGTGTTTTTCTCTGTCGCCAGCACCAAGCTCGCCGGATACATCCTGCCCCTGATTCCCGCCGGTGCGCTGCTGGTGGCGTTGTTCTGGCAGCCGCTGCCCGCTGCGACCGCCCCCTTACCGGCCACTGACCGCTGGCAGAAGCTTTTCGGCTGGCTGAATGCGCTGCTGTTGGCGGTGATGGCCACTGCCGCCGTGGTGGCCCCGCGCTGGGCCGCTTCCGACCCCGCCTATCCCGGCTTTGCCAAGGCCCTCAACAGCTCCGGGTTGCCGATGCTGCTGGGTGGGCTGCTGGCGGTGGCGGCGTTCGCGATGGTGGTGCAGCTCCTGCGTCGCGGCCCGCTGCAGCACCTGTGGCTGCCAGATGCGGCGGCCTTTGCCGGCGTCCTCCTGCTGGTGGTGCCAGGACTTGCCCCCTTGATGGAGAGGGAGCGACAGCAACCGGTGCGCGAGCTCGCCGTTCTCGCCGGCCAGCTGGCTGGACCGCAGGAACCGCTGCTGGTGGTGGGCTACATGCGCTACAGCGTGGTGTTCTACAGCGGCCGGCCCGTGCAGTTCTTTGACAGCGTCAAAGGGGCCCGTCGGGGCTTGCGGGCCAGCCAGCCGGCCAGCGTGCTGGTGTTCGGCGAACAGCGCAAGCTCGAGGACCTCAACACGGAGGGGGGGCAGGTGCAGACCCTGGCCAGCCGCGGCAATCACCGCCTGCTTCGTTACGTGCCCGGGCCGGCAGCGCTGAAGGGATCAGAGCCCCGCACCGGCGGCGCCGGTTCGTGA
- a CDS encoding glycosyltransferase family 2 protein, which yields MPASVVASAGSTPAARVTIVLPTFNERQNIQPILQQLLALRDRFQLEVIVVDDDSADGTADFVKELAHGEPCLRLIRRVGRSGLSSAIKEGLLDSTGDLAVVMDCDGQHEPASVAAALELLLARNVDLVIGSRFHPEASIKGLSDKREGGSVLANRLARFTLPRYRHLSDFMSGFFALRLDRCLPMIRQVDSQGFKFLYELLSISRGHLIAEETPLTFQPRTFGSSKLDISVLWDFGVSIIHTLLLRMVPRRAVSFALVGVSGIGVQLLVSNLLILLGFSFVASLPPAVIASACSNYLVNNTLTFRHLRLKGFPLFAGLVKFLVVASLPMLANIGLASVFYTRVASDTLFAQIAGIAVVFVWNYAASSRFVWNTP from the coding sequence TTGCCCGCATCGGTCGTCGCGTCTGCCGGGTCTACCCCGGCAGCGAGGGTCACCATTGTTCTGCCCACCTTCAACGAGCGGCAGAACATCCAGCCCATCCTCCAGCAGTTGCTGGCTCTGCGTGATCGCTTTCAGCTGGAGGTGATCGTCGTTGACGATGATTCCGCCGATGGAACGGCTGATTTCGTCAAGGAACTGGCGCATGGGGAGCCTTGCCTGCGCCTCATCCGCCGCGTGGGGCGCTCAGGCCTCTCCAGCGCCATCAAAGAAGGCCTGCTGGACAGCACCGGCGATCTTGCCGTGGTGATGGATTGTGATGGCCAGCATGAGCCCGCGTCGGTGGCGGCGGCGCTGGAGCTGTTGCTGGCCCGCAACGTTGATCTGGTGATCGGCAGCCGCTTTCACCCAGAGGCTTCCATCAAGGGGTTGAGCGACAAACGGGAAGGGGGATCGGTGCTGGCCAATCGCCTGGCACGTTTCACCCTGCCCCGCTATCGCCACCTCAGCGATTTCATGAGTGGCTTTTTCGCCCTGCGCCTCGACCGCTGCCTGCCGATGATCCGGCAGGTGGATTCTCAGGGGTTCAAATTTCTCTACGAGCTTCTGTCGATCAGCCGCGGGCATCTGATTGCCGAAGAAACCCCGCTCACCTTCCAGCCCCGCACCTTCGGAAGCTCCAAGCTGGACATCTCCGTTCTGTGGGACTTCGGCGTTTCGATCATCCACACGTTGCTGCTGCGGATGGTTCCACGGCGTGCTGTGAGTTTTGCCCTGGTTGGTGTTTCCGGGATCGGCGTGCAGCTGTTGGTGTCCAACCTCTTAATCCTGCTGGGCTTCTCCTTCGTGGCCTCGTTGCCACCGGCTGTGATCGCCTCGGCCTGTAGCAATTATCTCGTGAACAACACCCTCACCTTCCGCCACCTGCGGCTCAAGGGTTTCCCCCTGTTTGCCGGGCTTGTCAAGTTTCTGGTGGTGGCCTCGTTGCCGATGCTCGCGAATATCGGCCTGGCCAGTGTGTTTTACACGAGGGTGGCGAGTGACACCCTCTTCGCCCAGATCGCCGGTATTGCCGTGGTGTTTGTGTGGAACTACGCTGCTTCATCGCGTTTTGTCTGGAACACCCCCTGA
- the rpoD gene encoding RNA polymerase sigma factor RpoD: MSPAAAAKPKIPAATILAVSSPNGEETLIQPKPAKAVKSRSKPAAAAASAEGEATATTKAAAEAKPKATRTRKPAAAKAAKVAAAPVKDAEAVDAVDDVESLDLDGIADELLAQADDSTKAKKEAKAASAKALASIKVGPKGVYTEDSIRVYLQEIGRIRLLRPDEEIELARKIADLLHLEELAAQFEQDNGHYPDTKEWAVLVDMPLVKFRRRLMLGRRAKEKMVQSNLRLVVSIAKKYMNRGLSFQDLIQEGSLGLIRAAEKFDHEKGYKFSTYATWWIRQAITRAIADQSRTIRLPVHLYETISRIKKTTKVLSQEFGRKPTEEEIAESMEMMIEKLRFIAKSAQLPISLETPIGKEEDSRLGDFIEADIENPEQDVAKNLLREDLEGVLATLSPRERDVLRLRYGLDDGRMKTLEEIGQIFDVTRERIRQIEAKALRKLRHPNRNGVLKEYIK, encoded by the coding sequence ATGAGCCCAGCTGCTGCGGCCAAGCCCAAGATTCCTGCTGCCACCATCCTCGCGGTGTCCTCGCCCAACGGTGAGGAAACGTTGATCCAGCCCAAACCCGCGAAGGCTGTCAAGAGCAGGTCCAAGCCCGCTGCTGCCGCAGCCTCTGCCGAAGGTGAAGCGACAGCCACCACCAAGGCGGCGGCCGAAGCCAAGCCCAAGGCCACCCGCACCCGCAAGCCGGCGGCGGCCAAAGCCGCCAAGGTGGCAGCGGCTCCTGTCAAGGACGCTGAGGCGGTGGACGCCGTTGATGACGTCGAGTCGCTCGACCTTGATGGCATCGCCGACGAGCTGCTCGCCCAGGCCGACGACAGCACCAAGGCCAAGAAGGAGGCCAAGGCGGCTTCCGCCAAGGCTCTGGCCAGCATCAAGGTGGGCCCGAAAGGTGTGTACACCGAGGATTCGATCCGGGTTTACCTCCAGGAGATCGGCCGCATCCGCCTGCTGCGCCCCGATGAAGAGATCGAGCTGGCCCGCAAGATCGCCGACCTTCTCCACCTCGAGGAGCTTGCCGCCCAGTTCGAGCAGGACAACGGCCACTACCCCGACACCAAGGAGTGGGCGGTGCTGGTGGACATGCCGCTGGTGAAGTTCCGCCGCCGCCTGATGCTCGGCCGGCGCGCCAAGGAAAAGATGGTGCAGTCGAACCTGCGCCTGGTGGTGTCGATCGCCAAGAAGTACATGAATCGCGGCCTTTCCTTTCAGGATCTGATCCAGGAAGGCAGCCTCGGCCTGATCCGTGCCGCTGAGAAGTTCGATCACGAAAAGGGCTACAAGTTCTCCACTTACGCCACCTGGTGGATTCGTCAGGCGATCACCCGCGCCATCGCCGATCAGAGCCGCACCATCCGCTTGCCTGTTCACCTCTACGAAACGATTTCCCGCATCAAGAAAACCACCAAGGTGCTCAGCCAGGAATTCGGCCGTAAACCTACCGAAGAGGAGATTGCGGAGAGTATGGAGATGATGATCGAGAAACTGCGTTTCATCGCCAAATCCGCCCAGTTGCCTATCTCCCTGGAAACCCCGATCGGCAAGGAGGAGGATTCCCGCCTTGGCGATTTCATCGAGGCGGATATCGAGAATCCCGAGCAGGATGTGGCCAAGAATCTGCTTCGTGAGGATCTCGAAGGTGTGCTTGCCACCCTCAGCCCGAGGGAGCGCGATGTGTTGCGCCTGCGCTACGGCCTTGACGATGGCCGGATGAAAACCCTTGAGGAGATCGGTCAGATCTTTGACGTGACCCGCGAGCGCATTCGCCAGATTGAAGCCAAGGCGCTGCGCAAACTGCGGCACCCCAATCGCAACGGGGTGCTGAAGGAGTACATCAAGTAA
- the priA gene encoding primosomal protein N' yields MADAHAPPSTAVIYWQVWVEAGREGRIFTYANPQHLEIAAGDLVRVPLRGRPHVGLVVEALQALPPDLQAARLLAITAVHQRAAVHPLLQELLQEVAHQCHTTVFKTLKSALPSGWLGQWRPSQPAGPRPLQWVSATADAAAASPRQQQLLVALHQCGGGAWLRDVCGGWGFSRSVVEGLRRGGGVCITARLPGPETAARAHGLPGGDRSTPRSLTTAQQQALEAILASPPGSELLLWGVTGSGKTEVYLQAAAAALAAGESVLLLTPEIGLIPQLLDRCHARFGGDVLEYHSGVSDAGRVQVWRRCLAARQGEPLLVVGTRSAVFLPLQPLGLIVLDEEHDTSYKQDAPMPCYHCRDVARIRCRNSGRLLLGSATPSLETWLACQPSRLGHGDVGRRPVTTLLRLPERIGGAQTPSVSVVDMRLELADGHRRLISRALMERLEQVQERGEQAVVLVPRRGYSSFLSCRSCGEVVQCPHCDVALTVHRQREGRAWLRCHWCDHRQEITERCGHCGSTAFKPFGAGTQRVIEQLEKELEGLRVLRFDRDTTRGRDGHRRLLAAFAAGDADVLVGTQMLAKGMDLPRVTLAAVLAADGLLHRPDLRAAEQCLQLLLQLAGRAGRGERPGSVLVQTYSPDHPVICHLIDGHYERFLDEELRLRRQARLVPFSRACLLRFAGDSASATATTAAALAERVRPAVEAAGWELIGPAPAPVARVAGRHRWQLLLHGPAGTPLPLAEEQALRQGLDGRVTLSIDPDPMEL; encoded by the coding sequence GTGGCCGATGCACACGCCCCACCCTCCACGGCAGTGATCTACTGGCAGGTCTGGGTGGAAGCCGGCCGGGAAGGCCGCATCTTCACCTATGCCAATCCCCAGCATCTTGAGATCGCCGCCGGCGATCTGGTGCGGGTGCCACTGCGTGGACGGCCCCATGTGGGACTGGTGGTGGAGGCGCTCCAGGCCCTTCCGCCCGATCTGCAGGCGGCGCGGCTGCTGGCGATCACCGCCGTGCATCAGCGCGCCGCCGTGCATCCCCTCTTGCAGGAGTTGTTACAGGAGGTGGCCCATCAATGCCACACCACGGTGTTCAAAACGCTCAAATCAGCGCTGCCGTCGGGCTGGCTTGGCCAGTGGCGCCCATCCCAGCCGGCCGGGCCGCGCCCGCTCCAGTGGGTAAGCGCGACGGCGGACGCGGCAGCGGCCAGTCCTCGTCAGCAGCAGTTGCTGGTGGCCCTGCACCAGTGCGGGGGCGGGGCCTGGCTGCGCGATGTCTGCGGCGGATGGGGCTTCAGCCGTTCGGTGGTGGAGGGGCTGCGCCGTGGGGGCGGGGTGTGCATCACAGCCCGTCTGCCGGGCCCGGAGACGGCTGCTCGTGCCCATGGCCTGCCCGGCGGCGACCGCAGCACGCCACGGTCGCTCACCACAGCCCAGCAGCAGGCCCTGGAGGCGATCCTGGCCTCGCCGCCGGGCAGTGAGCTGCTGCTCTGGGGCGTGACCGGCTCGGGCAAAACCGAGGTGTATCTCCAGGCCGCCGCCGCCGCGCTGGCGGCCGGTGAAAGCGTGCTGCTGCTCACCCCTGAGATCGGCCTGATCCCCCAGCTGCTGGATCGCTGCCATGCCCGTTTCGGCGGCGACGTTCTCGAATACCACAGCGGCGTCAGCGACGCCGGGCGGGTCCAGGTGTGGCGCCGCTGCCTGGCGGCCCGGCAAGGCGAGCCGTTGCTGGTGGTGGGCACCCGCTCCGCCGTGTTCCTGCCGCTGCAGCCGCTCGGTCTGATCGTGCTGGACGAGGAACACGACACCTCGTACAAACAGGACGCTCCCATGCCCTGTTACCACTGCCGCGACGTGGCGCGGATCCGCTGCCGGAACAGCGGCCGCCTGCTGCTGGGCAGCGCCACCCCCTCCCTGGAAACCTGGCTGGCCTGCCAACCGTCCAGACTTGGCCACGGTGACGTCGGCAGGCGCCCAGTCACCACCCTGCTGCGGCTGCCTGAGCGCATCGGCGGCGCCCAGACCCCGTCGGTGAGCGTGGTGGACATGCGGCTGGAGCTGGCCGATGGCCACCGGCGCCTGATCAGCCGGGCCCTGATGGAGCGGCTGGAGCAGGTGCAGGAGCGTGGCGAGCAGGCGGTGGTGCTGGTGCCGCGGCGGGGCTACAGCAGCTTCCTCAGCTGCCGCAGCTGCGGTGAAGTGGTGCAGTGCCCCCACTGCGATGTGGCACTCACCGTGCACCGCCAGCGTGAGGGCCGTGCCTGGCTGCGCTGCCACTGGTGTGACCACCGCCAGGAGATCACCGAGCGCTGCGGCCACTGCGGTTCCACCGCCTTCAAACCCTTCGGCGCCGGCACCCAGCGAGTGATCGAGCAGCTGGAGAAGGAGCTGGAAGGGCTGCGGGTGCTCCGCTTCGACCGCGACACCACCCGCGGCCGTGACGGCCACCGGCGTCTGCTGGCAGCCTTCGCCGCCGGAGACGCTGACGTGCTGGTGGGCACCCAGATGCTGGCGAAGGGCATGGACCTGCCCCGGGTGACGCTGGCGGCGGTGCTGGCGGCTGATGGTCTGCTGCACCGGCCCGATCTGCGCGCCGCGGAACAGTGCCTGCAGCTGCTGCTGCAGCTCGCCGGCCGGGCCGGTCGGGGCGAACGGCCGGGATCCGTGCTGGTGCAGACCTACAGCCCTGACCATCCGGTGATCTGTCACCTGATCGATGGCCACTACGAGCGCTTCCTCGACGAGGAGCTGCGGCTCCGCCGTCAGGCCCGGTTGGTGCCCTTCAGCCGTGCCTGTCTGCTGCGCTTCGCCGGTGACTCCGCCAGCGCCACCGCCACCACCGCCGCCGCACTGGCGGAGCGGGTGCGCCCGGCGGTGGAGGCGGCAGGCTGGGAGCTGATCGGGCCGGCACCAGCACCGGTGGCGCGGGTGGCCGGTCGGCACCGCTGGCAACTGCTGCTGCACGGGCCGGCCGGCACCCCGTTGCCCCTGGCCGAGGAGCAGGCGCTGCGCCAGGGCCTCGACGGCCGAGTGACGCTCAGCATCGATCCCGATCCGATGGAGCTCTGA
- a CDS encoding DUF3153 domain-containing protein, translated as MLSARRALERGDYGQCLRLLQPLADQHPPSSPFGGQLRLLMVTAWIGQGDTAAAQACCRSLRASTDPELRLQARDLQMILDAPALQRPANWSLTLPSLGGAEPLEGRLKSASRWMPRRDGPPEPPPPPVGPTRQPLGFAVVALVLLLVLTLLSGCLRVDTELQFPGPGRLQLTQVWSSDTGRQLPWQQRFASAVAEADPGARLSLKGDGPRQVLRSPSLPAVEIQALLARTTTLAAERIGVELPPPRLELSERNWLLGVRQHLWLELDLQPLDAVPGLDLQMVLRPVSLGAVRQAAPRPAAREGTGVRWPLATGAANRLELLTWRWSRLGLGGMVILLLLCAALALQRLRWSSGFGWPELPVPQDADGA; from the coding sequence TTGCTCAGCGCGCGCCGCGCTCTCGAGCGGGGCGACTACGGCCAGTGTCTGCGATTGCTTCAACCCCTGGCCGACCAGCACCCACCCAGTTCCCCGTTCGGCGGTCAGCTGCGGCTGTTGATGGTCACCGCCTGGATCGGCCAGGGTGACACCGCCGCTGCTCAGGCCTGCTGCCGCAGCCTGCGCGCCAGCACCGATCCTGAACTGCGCCTGCAGGCCAGGGATCTGCAGATGATCCTCGATGCCCCGGCGCTGCAGCGTCCGGCCAATTGGTCCCTCACCCTGCCGAGCCTGGGTGGGGCCGAACCCCTGGAAGGCCGGCTGAAGTCTGCCAGCCGCTGGATGCCGCGCCGCGATGGGCCGCCTGAGCCGCCGCCGCCACCGGTGGGCCCCACGCGCCAGCCCCTTGGTTTCGCCGTGGTCGCCCTGGTGCTGCTGCTGGTGCTCACCCTGCTGAGCGGATGCCTGCGGGTGGACACGGAGCTGCAGTTTCCGGGCCCGGGGCGGCTGCAGCTCACCCAGGTCTGGAGCAGCGACACCGGCCGCCAGCTCCCCTGGCAGCAACGCTTCGCCTCGGCCGTGGCGGAGGCCGATCCAGGTGCCCGCCTGAGCCTCAAGGGAGACGGCCCCCGCCAGGTGCTGCGCAGCCCCTCCCTGCCGGCGGTGGAGATTCAGGCCCTGCTGGCACGCACCACGACCCTGGCCGCTGAACGGATCGGTGTGGAGCTGCCCCCGCCCCGCCTCGAACTGAGCGAGCGGAACTGGCTGCTGGGGGTGCGCCAGCACCTGTGGCTGGAGCTCGATCTTCAGCCCCTTGACGCCGTTCCGGGCCTCGATCTCCAGATGGTGCTCCGTCCGGTTTCTCTCGGCGCCGTGCGGCAGGCCGCCCCCCGGCCGGCCGCTCGCGAAGGAACCGGTGTGCGCTGGCCCCTTGCCACCGGCGCCGCCAATCGGCTGGAGCTGCTCACCTGGCGCTGGAGCAGGCTGGGTCTGGGTGGGATGGTGATCCTGCTGCTGCTCTGTGCCGCCCTTGCCCTGCAGCGGTTGCGCTGGTCATCGGGGTTCGGCTGGCCCGAGCTGCCCGTTCCCCAGGACGCCGACGGGGCCTGA
- the argB gene encoding acetylglutamate kinase encodes MSQDPLISAEDSLRVSVLSEALPYIQRFAGRRVVVKYGGAAMAHKSLQEAVFRDLALLACVGVRPVVVHGGGPEINEWLTRLAIKPTFRDGLRVTDADTMDVVEMVLVGRVNKQIVNGLNRLGGRAVGLSGSDGRLVEARAWGGGSHGLVGDVAAVNPAVLAPLLDAGYIPVISSVAANAEGQAHNINADTVAGELAAALQAEKLILLTDTPGILTDRDDPSSLLRHLTLAQARELIANGVVAGGMTPKTECCIRALAQGVGAAHIVDGRVPHALLLEVFTDAGIGTMVVGRCQPDTVAASPVRRSGLPGHGG; translated from the coding sequence TTGAGCCAGGACCCCTTGATCAGCGCCGAGGACAGCCTGCGGGTCTCCGTCCTCAGCGAGGCCCTTCCCTACATCCAGCGCTTCGCCGGCCGCCGGGTGGTCGTCAAGTACGGCGGTGCGGCCATGGCCCACAAGTCGCTGCAGGAGGCGGTGTTCCGCGATCTGGCCCTGCTCGCCTGTGTGGGGGTGCGGCCGGTGGTGGTGCACGGCGGCGGCCCGGAAATCAACGAGTGGTTGACCCGGCTGGCGATCAAGCCCACGTTCCGTGACGGCCTGCGCGTCACCGATGCCGACACCATGGATGTGGTGGAGATGGTCCTGGTGGGCCGTGTAAACAAGCAGATCGTCAACGGCCTCAACCGCCTGGGCGGCAGGGCCGTGGGGCTCTCCGGCAGTGACGGGAGGCTGGTGGAGGCCCGCGCCTGGGGCGGTGGCTCCCACGGACTGGTGGGGGATGTGGCTGCCGTGAACCCCGCCGTGCTCGCTCCCCTGCTTGACGCGGGCTACATCCCGGTGATTTCCAGTGTGGCCGCCAATGCCGAAGGCCAGGCCCACAACATCAACGCCGACACGGTGGCGGGTGAGTTGGCCGCTGCCCTGCAGGCCGAAAAGCTGATCCTGCTCACCGACACCCCCGGCATCCTCACCGACCGCGACGATCCCAGCTCGCTGTTGCGCCATCTGACCCTGGCCCAGGCCCGCGAGCTGATTGCCAACGGCGTGGTGGCCGGTGGCATGACCCCCAAGACCGAATGCTGCATCCGCGCCCTGGCCCAGGGGGTGGGGGCCGCTCACATCGTTGATGGTCGCGTCCCCCATGCCCTGCTGCTGGAGGTGTTCACCGATGCCGGCATCGGCACGATGGTGGTCGGTCGCTGCCAGCCGGATACCGTTGCCGCCTCGCCCGTCCGCCGCTCCGGCTTGCCTGGCCATGGAGGATGA